From the Paenibacillus sp. MMS20-IR301 genome, the window TCAATTTGAAGCTCAGCCAGCTCATTTACGATTACTTCCAGCTTCTGCGGATTCCGGGCGATCGCAGCTACCCTGAAGCCGTTCTGCCCGAATATTTTAGCGATAGAAAGACCGAGTCCGGGACCTGCACCGACGATTGCAATAGTTTTCATGGGTTATTAACTCCTTTGATGTGATATATTAAGTTAACGCGTGTTGCTTTAATGTGAATATACACCTGAAGCTGCAGCGTAACAATCAACAAACGGCAGGCAGATGTTGCTATAGCAACAGGCATGCGGAATTGTCGTGCAGGAGGAAGCTATGGCGAATAAAGTGATGAATGTACGGGTCACCCAGACGAAGCAGTCGCTGGTGAATGCGTTTCTCGGACTGGTGCCGGTGAAGGATTTTGCCAAAATAACCATCGCAGACATTACGGACAAGGCGAAAGTGAACCGGGCCACCTTCTACGCCCACTTCAATGACAAATATGAATTGCTCGACTACATGATGGGTGATTCTGCTTCGGCGGCCATCGGCCAGCGTATAGCGGAGATTGAGCAGCTTGACTGTACCGCTATCAGGCAGCTTGTGCTGGCCGTGTGCGATTATTACTCCCAGCCGGAGGTACAGTGCCGCAGCAGCTATATCGCCCTGGTTGTCCCGCAGCTGAAGGTGAAGATGCTGGCAGAGCTGAAGAACTATCTGCTGGAATGTCTGGGCCGCCCCGGGCCCGGTTCCAAGGAGGAAGAGGAGTTGAAGCTCCAGGTAGCTTTTGCTGCCCACGCGATTCATGAAGGAGCAGTTCAATGGGTCAGCGGTGAGCTGCAGATGGATAAAGAGCAGGCTGCGGACAAGGTGGCCTTACTCGTTGCAGGCGGACTCCGGGCTGCCGGAAGGGAGATTTGAGATGGAAGTTGCAAGTCTGACCACCCTGATTATCTCACTCATTACCTTCATCAACATCCTGCTGGCTCTCGGGTTTCTGTTTATTGAGCGGCGGGAGGCGGGGTATACATGGGCTTGGCTGATGGTTTTATTTTTCATTCCCATTCTGGGGTTTATCCTGTATATCTTCTTCGGGCGCAATCTGAAAAAGAAAAATTTCTACAAGCTGTTCGTCGAGGAACAGGAATACGTCCAGGCTGAAACCGACCGGCAGCTGGCATCGCTAACAGAGGAGGCAGCGAACCTGCCTTCCTGGATGCAGAAATATACGGAGCTGATCGCCATGAATATCAGATCGTCGCATGGCCTGCTGTCCAGCGATAATGAGCTGCAGATTTTCAGTGACGGCCATGATAAATTCGCCGCCCTGTTTGCGGACATCCGCGCTGCCCGGACAGAGATCAATATCCAGTACTACATCATTCAGCGGGACCAGCTCGGCAGGAGGCTCAGGGACGAATTGACGGCCAAAGCGCGCGAAGGCGTAAAGGTCAGGCTGCTCTACGACGAGGTCGGCTCCAAACGGATTTCACCCGCGTTCTTCAGGGAGCTGCGCCAGGCCGGGGGCGAGGTGGAGGTGTTCTTCCCGTCGCTGCTCCGGCCGCTGAATTTCCGTATCAACAACAGGAATCACCGCAAGCTCTGTATTATTGACGGGAGAATTGCCTATATCGGCGGCTTCAATGTAGGGGATGAGTACCTGGGGCTGAACGCGAAATTCGGCTATTGGCGGGACACCCACCTTAGAATCAGCGGCAATGCGGTCAATCAGATTCAAGGACGGTTCATTCTGGACTGGCATCAGGCCGGGAAGCATGAGCGCGGGGATTACGGGGAGTTTTCCTTTTACACAGAGCAGCATACGGGGACCAGCCCGGTTCAGATTATTACCAGCGGTCCCAATTCTGCAACGGAGCATCTGAAGAATATGTATATCAAGCTCATACTGTCGGCCAAAGAGCGTGTGTACATCCAGACCCCATACTTCATTCCGGATACGAGCTTTATGGATGCCTGCAAAATCGCCCTGCTCTCCGGAGTGGATCTGCGGATCATGATCCCTGACAAGCCTGACCACCCGTTCGTGTACTGGGCCACCTGGGCTTATGCCGGAGATCTGCTCGATTACGGGGCGAAAATTCTGCTCTACGAAAACGGCTTCCTGCATGCCAAGACGATTGTTGTGGACGGTGAAGCAGCGTCTGTCGGGACGATGAATATCGATTCGCGGAGCTTCAGGCTGAACTTCGAGGTCAATGCAATTGTGTATGACCTGAAGATTACCGCGCAGCTGGAGGACTTGTTCCTGAAGGACAGCCTGCTCAGCTCGGAGCTGACCCTTGAGCGCTACAGGGAGCGTTCCCTGCTTATTAAGCTGAAGGAGGGGATATCCCGGCTTCTGTCGCCGATCCTGTAATGAACAGAGGGAGCGAGCAAAGGGTTATTTAGTACTACGAGGAGGGGAAGCACATGGGGATGAGAGGTCAATATGTAATGGTAAATGAGGATACGCTGGAGCGGATGATGGAGATGGACGGGGCGGAGCTGCTGGATACGCTGGAGAGACTCGTTGAGGGCGGGAATGCATACTATGATATTGATAAAATATGGGATGCCCTCCATCTGGCGCTAACCGGAGTCTCAGCCAGTGAACCGGTTGAAGGGGACCCGCTAAGCGAAGCGGTTGTTGGGGTTCACGTGTTTGAGGTGGAGGAGGACGACGGATTTTTTGCCTGTACGGAGCATGATGAACTGGACGGGATTATCCGGGCGATGAAGCAGCTGGACTTCGGCAGGCTGGAGCACCGCCCTGAAACAGAAGAGCTCCGGCTTGAGCTGAAGCGTGAATTCGGCTCACTGCTGGCCTTTTACGAGCAAGCCTTAGCCGCCGGGCAGCATGTCATATTCAGTGTGGTTTGAGCGTGACCAGGCGCTTTAAGCGTATACTGGCGGACAAGCTGCGGATTCCCGGCGGCGGGATGCCTGTTTAGAGGCTTTTCTGCAAATAATATTTACTCTGGCCTTCGTTCGGACAATCCTTAATCTCGCCAAAGATCTCGTAGCCCAGCTTCTGATAAAAGTGCGGAGCCTGCCAGCTCATCGTGGTCAACTCGCTCACCTTGCAGCCATGCTGCCGGGCTCTGGCTTCCAGCTCCGCAAGCAGGGTCCGGCCCAGTCCGCCGCCTCTGTACGCGGGATCAACGGCGAGCAGATGAACACTCAGAATATTCCAGACCATATCACCGGTAATGCCGCCGATGTAGGTACCTTCCTCGTAAGCTGCCAGCGAGATCACTTCACGGTTATAAGGCGGAATGCTGCTGTCCATGCGGCGGCTGTGTTCCTCCAGTAATCTTGAGATCTGCTGCGCGTTCTGTCCATGCTCCAGCTCGATGATGTTCATGGTATTCACTCCTTTTAGCTTAATAGTAACATAAGGGGGAGTATCGTTTAGGGTTTAGCACGGTGAACCGTATCGTAAGTAGGGGGAAGCTGCAAGAGTCACAAAGGAGAGATTGCCAAATGAACCGAGTAGAGGAGTCACCCGATACACTGGAGGAGCTTCGTTCTGAGCTTACGGGTTATTGTTACCGGATGATGGGGTCTATCTTCGAAGCGGAGGATGCGGTGCAGGATACCATGATTCAGGCCTGGCAGAACCGGGACCGGCTGAGGCAGCAGTCTGCCCGCAAAGCCTGGGTGTACCGGATTGCCACCAATATCTGTCTGGACCGGTTAAGGAGCGCCAAGCGCCGGGCACTGCCGATGGATCTCTCCGAACCAGCCGCTGGAATTACAGAGCCCAGGGACAACCTGTCCCGGGACTCCTGGATATGGCCGGCTCCTGGCTATGTGGACGACCCTGGCAACATCCTGATCGGCAGGGAGACGCTCCGGCTGTCCTTCATTGCGCTACTACAGCTGCTGCCGCCCCGGCAGCGTGCCGTACTGATTCTGCAGGAGGTCTTCCGGTGGTCGGCGGGTGAGACCGCGAATGCGCTGGAGATGAGCGTGGCGGCGGTCAACAGCGCAATGCAGCGGGCAAGGGCGACGATGGCAAGGGCACAGCTGCGGTCCGGGGAAATGCAGCCGGAGGATGGCGAGGTGGATGAGCAGCTGATTGCCCGGTACGTGGAGGCTTTTGAGCAATATGATATTGCCGGGCTGATAGCCCTGTTTCAGGAGAACGGCAGCCTGTCGATGCCGCCGTTTACGATGTGGGTTCAAGGCGGCTCAGCGCTCTCGGAATTCTACGATATCACACGCAGTCACTGCACGGGCTCCAGGCTGCTGCCGGTGCGGGCTAACGGGAACCGGACTGCTTTTGCCCAGTATGTCCCCGCCGGAGAAGCCGGCTTGCTTACCCCGTGGGCCATTCATGTGCTTGAGACGGGCCGGGGCAAAATCGCGCATGTTCATCATTTTATAGACGCTGAATTATTTATTCGCTTTGAATCGCCGGAATACCGATGATTTTGCCGGGCCCGGAACGTCTATACTAATGAATCACATCAGTGATTCCATTCCGGATTCAAGGAGGAACAAGCGATGACAGTCAAACTTACCCCCTATATCACTTTGGAGGGGCGCACGCAGGAGGCTATTCAGTTCTATGCACACATTATGGGTGCTAGAGTCCTCTCGATCATTACGTATGGCGAAATGCCGGGGATCCCGGATACATTCCCTGCTGAGGTGAAAAGCCTTGTGGCCCATGCCAAGGTACAGGTAGGCGGAGCTGAGCTGATGTTCTCGGACGCTCCCGGCAGTACGCCGATTGAGAACGGTAAGCGGGTAACCATCTGTATCACTACGAACAGCGTGGAAGAGTCCAGAAGGATTTTTGAAGCCCTCCAGCAGGACGGTCAAGTCAATATGCCGTTTAAGGAGGAGCCGTTCAGTCCCGGGTTCGGCGATGTAACGGACAAGTTCGGCGTAGGCTTCCAAATTTATACGGAGCTTGAGAACTAAACTGCTGCTAAAGAGTTGCACGGCTTATCCCGTGCAGCTCAGAACAGTAACTGCAGCACATTCATGCTTTAATTACACGTTGACGTAAACATAATGAGCTGCCGCGCAGATAAATGAACTGAAATGGGCCTCTGTTAAGAAAGTAGCTAGTCACGTAACGGTTGTTCAAGTGACTGGCTAAGTGTTACGGACATGAGTGGGCGTTAAGCCTGTGAAAAGGCACCTGAGTGCCGGACTTGCGGACACCAGCGCCGTTATTTCACCGGAAAAGCGGAGTTAGCCCATGAAAAGCGGCGAATAAGGGCCGTGGTGTCCGCAAGACCGCCCCAAAGGCCTAGTTTGAGCGAATAACGGCTGTGGTGTCCATA encodes:
- a CDS encoding TetR family transcriptional regulator — translated: MANKVMNVRVTQTKQSLVNAFLGLVPVKDFAKITIADITDKAKVNRATFYAHFNDKYELLDYMMGDSASAAIGQRIAEIEQLDCTAIRQLVLAVCDYYSQPEVQCRSSYIALVVPQLKVKMLAELKNYLLECLGRPGPGSKEEEELKLQVAFAAHAIHEGAVQWVSGELQMDKEQAADKVALLVAGGLRAAGREI
- the cls gene encoding cardiolipin synthase, whose product is MEVASLTTLIISLITFINILLALGFLFIERREAGYTWAWLMVLFFIPILGFILYIFFGRNLKKKNFYKLFVEEQEYVQAETDRQLASLTEEAANLPSWMQKYTELIAMNIRSSHGLLSSDNELQIFSDGHDKFAALFADIRAARTEINIQYYIIQRDQLGRRLRDELTAKAREGVKVRLLYDEVGSKRISPAFFRELRQAGGEVEVFFPSLLRPLNFRINNRNHRKLCIIDGRIAYIGGFNVGDEYLGLNAKFGYWRDTHLRISGNAVNQIQGRFILDWHQAGKHERGDYGEFSFYTEQHTGTSPVQIITSGPNSATEHLKNMYIKLILSAKERVYIQTPYFIPDTSFMDACKIALLSGVDLRIMIPDKPDHPFVYWATWAYAGDLLDYGAKILLYENGFLHAKTIVVDGEAASVGTMNIDSRSFRLNFEVNAIVYDLKITAQLEDLFLKDSLLSSELTLERYRERSLLIKLKEGISRLLSPIL
- a CDS encoding DUF1877 family protein; translated protein: MGMRGQYVMVNEDTLERMMEMDGAELLDTLERLVEGGNAYYDIDKIWDALHLALTGVSASEPVEGDPLSEAVVGVHVFEVEEDDGFFACTEHDELDGIIRAMKQLDFGRLEHRPETEELRLELKREFGSLLAFYEQALAAGQHVIFSVV
- a CDS encoding GNAT family N-acetyltransferase, translated to MNIIELEHGQNAQQISRLLEEHSRRMDSSIPPYNREVISLAAYEEGTYIGGITGDMVWNILSVHLLAVDPAYRGGGLGRTLLAELEARARQHGCKVSELTTMSWQAPHFYQKLGYEIFGEIKDCPNEGQSKYYLQKSL
- a CDS encoding sigma-70 family RNA polymerase sigma factor, encoding MNRIVSRGKLQESQRRDCQMNRVEESPDTLEELRSELTGYCYRMMGSIFEAEDAVQDTMIQAWQNRDRLRQQSARKAWVYRIATNICLDRLRSAKRRALPMDLSEPAAGITEPRDNLSRDSWIWPAPGYVDDPGNILIGRETLRLSFIALLQLLPPRQRAVLILQEVFRWSAGETANALEMSVAAVNSAMQRARATMARAQLRSGEMQPEDGEVDEQLIARYVEAFEQYDIAGLIALFQENGSLSMPPFTMWVQGGSALSEFYDITRSHCTGSRLLPVRANGNRTAFAQYVPAGEAGLLTPWAIHVLETGRGKIAHVHHFIDAELFIRFESPEYR
- a CDS encoding VOC family protein, with the protein product MTVKLTPYITLEGRTQEAIQFYAHIMGARVLSIITYGEMPGIPDTFPAEVKSLVAHAKVQVGGAELMFSDAPGSTPIENGKRVTICITTNSVEESRRIFEALQQDGQVNMPFKEEPFSPGFGDVTDKFGVGFQIYTELEN